A genomic region of Catalinimonas niigatensis contains the following coding sequences:
- a CDS encoding Crp/Fnr family transcriptional regulator, with the protein MDNLIIHSIRATVDLPAGQEAELLSICKPLSLNKGDCFIREGQLPHKFAFVNSGLFRYFYVDDKGNEFTKGFFPEGSFLSSYSAMVQQIPSYFSIENFGRCGNSGD; encoded by the coding sequence ATGGATAATTTAATCATTCACAGTATACGCGCAACCGTTGATCTTCCTGCCGGGCAGGAAGCTGAGTTACTCAGCATTTGTAAGCCACTGTCTTTGAATAAAGGAGATTGTTTTATCAGAGAAGGACAGCTTCCCCACAAATTCGCTTTCGTTAACAGCGGACTCTTTCGGTATTTTTATGTGGATGATAAAGGCAATGAATTTACCAAAGGCTTCTTTCCGGAAGGTTCCTTTTTAAGCTCCTACAGTGCGATGGTGCAGCAGATTCCCTCTTACTTCAGCATTGAAAACTTTGGAAGATGCGGAAATTCTGGTGATTGA
- a CDS encoding TerC family protein: MNTTFIIIFHLLVLGMLAIDLFVFNRKNHAISIKESLWWSLVWILLAMAFNGYIYIDQGSEAALTFLTGYLLEKSLSIDNLFVFILIFSAFHIPRKYQHKVLFWGILGAIVLRAAFIYAGIALITHFHFTVYILGGILMYSGLAIFRQKDEPESPEQNTLIRWLSKSLPVSHQQHEGKFWLRHRGKFLFTPLFLALLAIEISDIIFAVDSVPAILSITKDPMIAYTSNIFAILGLRALYFAVEGMITQFHYLKFGLAVILIFVGLKMLLADVIDIPIAFSLLFILLALTSATLISIKSTKHKEKEKASHGE; this comes from the coding sequence ATGAACACTACATTCATTATTATTTTCCATCTGCTGGTGCTGGGTATGCTGGCCATTGACCTTTTTGTCTTTAACCGGAAAAACCATGCAATCAGCATCAAAGAATCACTATGGTGGAGTTTGGTGTGGATTTTACTGGCGATGGCTTTCAACGGCTATATCTATATAGATCAGGGCTCAGAAGCAGCGCTTACTTTCCTCACCGGATATCTGCTGGAAAAATCGCTCAGCATAGATAACCTCTTTGTGTTTATCCTCATTTTTTCTGCCTTTCATATTCCCCGAAAATACCAGCACAAAGTGCTGTTCTGGGGCATTTTGGGGGCTATCGTATTGCGGGCTGCTTTTATCTACGCGGGCATAGCACTGATTACACATTTCCATTTTACCGTCTATATTTTAGGAGGCATTCTTATGTATAGCGGTCTTGCTATTTTCAGGCAAAAGGACGAACCCGAATCTCCCGAGCAGAATACTCTGATACGCTGGCTGAGCAAATCTTTGCCGGTTTCTCATCAGCAGCACGAAGGAAAATTCTGGCTCAGACACAGAGGCAAGTTTCTTTTCACGCCACTATTTCTGGCGCTACTGGCCATTGAAATCAGTGATATCATCTTTGCGGTGGATTCGGTCCCTGCTATTCTGTCCATTACCAAAGACCCTATGATCGCCTATACGTCCAATATTTTTGCCATCCTGGGTTTAAGGGCACTGTATTTTGCCGTAGAAGGTATGATCACTCAATTCCATTATCTGAAGTTCGGACTGGCGGTCATTCTGATTTTTGTAGGACTCAAGATGTTGCTGGCAGATGTCATAGATATTCCTATCGCTTTTTCTTTGCTGTTCATCCTGCTGGCTCTCACATCTGCTACCCTGATCTCTATCAAATCTACCAAACATAAAGAAAAAGAAAAGGCCTCTCATGGAGAGTAG
- the argC gene encoding N-acetyl-gamma-glutamyl-phosphate reductase: MHKLKIGIIGATGYTGSELIRILHTHPQADIRLLTSESKAGQKISDIYPTLYGMVDQLLQPMAEVKNHELDVVFLALPHGAAMNFVKDYYDASFRIIDLSGDFRLSSPKVYEEWYGMDHIFPQGFETAVYGLPEMHRARIRQAKLVANPGCYPTASILATYPLVKNQIIAPDSIIVDAKSGITGAGVKPKSATHFTNVHDNFKPYAVKTHRHTVEIQETLSIASGLEATVQFTPHLLPIDRGIIATVYSQPQGEVSEEKIQQAYEEAYADEPFIRLRQQPPSVKDVRGSNFCDIFTTYDARTRRIITVSAIDNLVKGASGQAAHNMNLMFGFAENSGLQQVPINP; this comes from the coding sequence ATGCATAAACTTAAGATAGGCATTATAGGAGCTACCGGATACACGGGTTCCGAACTCATCCGTATTTTACATACTCACCCTCAGGCTGATATCAGGCTGCTTACTTCAGAAAGTAAGGCCGGCCAAAAGATTTCTGATATCTACCCTACGCTTTATGGCATGGTAGATCAGTTGCTCCAGCCCATGGCGGAGGTGAAAAACCATGAACTGGATGTGGTCTTCCTGGCACTCCCCCATGGCGCGGCTATGAACTTTGTCAAAGATTATTACGACGCCTCTTTCAGGATTATTGATCTCTCCGGCGATTTTCGCCTGAGTAGCCCAAAAGTATATGAAGAATGGTATGGCATGGATCATATCTTTCCTCAGGGCTTCGAGACCGCCGTATATGGTTTACCGGAAATGCACAGAGCCCGCATCCGCCAAGCCAAATTGGTGGCTAACCCCGGCTGTTATCCTACAGCCTCTATTCTGGCAACTTATCCTTTGGTAAAAAACCAGATCATTGCTCCTGACTCCATCATTGTGGACGCCAAATCAGGCATAACTGGGGCAGGCGTTAAACCTAAGTCTGCTACGCATTTTACCAATGTGCATGATAACTTTAAGCCCTATGCGGTCAAGACGCATCGGCATACGGTAGAAATTCAGGAAACGCTCTCTATTGCTTCCGGCCTGGAGGCTACTGTACAATTTACCCCTCATCTCTTACCTATTGATCGGGGGATCATCGCTACAGTATACAGTCAGCCTCAGGGAGAGGTGAGTGAAGAAAAAATACAGCAAGCTTATGAGGAAGCCTATGCCGATGAACCTTTTATCCGCCTGCGTCAGCAGCCCCCTTCGGTGAAAGATGTGCGTGGCTCTAATTTTTGTGATATCTTTACCACCTATGATGCCCGTACCAGGCGAATTATCACTGTCAGTGCCATTGATAATCTGGTGAAAGGTGCATCAGGACAAGCAGCACATAATATGAACCTGATGTTTGGATTTGCTGAAAACAGCGGTCTACAGCAGGTGCCTATCAACCCATAA
- a CDS encoding DUF1801 domain-containing protein, with protein sequence MMQSEVTTPEKYLKTLPEDRREVMTAIRNTILENLPKGFEETMNYGMFGYVVPLSLYPEGYHCDPKKPLPFMNLASQKNYIALYHMAIYTDPDLLTWFTGEYAKHVKTKLDMGKSCIRFKKMDQIPYALIGELCRKISPQEWINVYEKQVKRT encoded by the coding sequence ATGATGCAATCTGAAGTAACAACACCTGAAAAATACCTGAAAACACTTCCTGAGGATAGAAGAGAAGTTATGACAGCTATCAGAAATACCATTCTGGAAAATTTACCCAAAGGATTTGAGGAGACCATGAATTATGGGATGTTCGGCTATGTAGTTCCTCTTTCTCTTTATCCTGAGGGCTATCATTGCGACCCTAAAAAGCCATTGCCTTTTATGAATCTCGCTTCCCAGAAGAACTATATTGCCCTTTATCACATGGCAATCTACACCGACCCGGATTTGCTGACATGGTTTACAGGTGAGTATGCAAAACATGTCAAAACGAAGCTGGATATGGGTAAAAGCTGTATTCGCTTTAAGAAGATGGATCAGATACCCTATGCACTTATCGGTGAACTGTGTAGAAAGATCAGTCCTCAGGAATGGATTAATGTTTACGAAAAACAAGTCAAAAGAACATAA
- a CDS encoding Crp/Fnr family transcriptional regulator: MEDAEILVIDYEAWQNLHAQHRCWSDFLVAVLEKGFITKERREREFLLFDAEKRYTLFLERYPGLDQRIKQHLIASYLGITSVALSRIRKKMGVVNLG; this comes from the coding sequence TTGGAAGATGCGGAAATTCTGGTGATTGACTATGAAGCATGGCAAAACCTACATGCGCAACATCGCTGCTGGAGTGATTTTCTGGTGGCAGTGCTGGAAAAAGGTTTCATTACTAAAGAAAGACGAGAAAGAGAATTTTTACTATTTGACGCAGAAAAGCGCTATACACTTTTTCTGGAACGTTATCCTGGCCTGGATCAGCGGATCAAACAGCATCTTATTGCATCTTATCTGGGCATTACTTCTGTTGCCCTTAGCAGAATCAGAAAAAAAATGGGTGTTGTTAACCTAGGTTAA
- a CDS encoding DUF2310 family Zn-ribbon-containing protein, which translates to MKKKLFDACRSGLTILTEKMHIIKLNMRGPKVGTDEFFDYADYYLQSLYGSKQIINQEWQYESIHGGLSLNLFCPEEDAFEEKNATIYVKRARIRLEDELGCSLEFIYQEIDPELGESVIPQNSEFLILKTARVSPLIDGHSLGQIPLYKIPFTYKESYQNINSWEYAYEDVYGLWLIGSVGEKWAQQQMQNHDSGLSKHGIECCKQIEAVTDIPTYYFLFNYRAWGRNRDRERKCPSCSREWYMEGKTFNDFYAFKCDYCRLISELSSSK; encoded by the coding sequence ATGAAGAAGAAGTTGTTTGATGCCTGCCGTAGCGGGCTTACTATACTAACAGAGAAAATGCATATTATCAAACTAAACATGAGAGGTCCTAAAGTGGGGACAGATGAATTTTTTGATTATGCCGACTATTACCTGCAATCTTTGTATGGGAGTAAGCAAATCATCAACCAGGAATGGCAGTATGAATCTATTCATGGAGGATTAAGTCTGAATCTTTTTTGCCCGGAGGAAGATGCCTTTGAAGAGAAAAATGCAACAATATATGTAAAACGAGCCAGGATCAGGCTGGAGGATGAACTTGGCTGCTCGTTGGAGTTTATCTACCAGGAAATAGACCCGGAACTCGGAGAAAGTGTTATCCCACAAAATTCAGAATTTTTGATATTAAAAACAGCTAGGGTATCACCTCTAATAGACGGACATTCTTTGGGTCAAATTCCGCTTTATAAGATACCTTTTACATATAAAGAGAGCTATCAGAATATCAATTCTTGGGAGTACGCTTATGAAGATGTATATGGACTTTGGCTTATAGGTTCGGTAGGTGAGAAATGGGCTCAGCAGCAGATGCAAAATCATGACAGCGGCCTTAGCAAACATGGCATTGAATGCTGTAAGCAAATAGAAGCAGTAACAGACATACCCACTTATTATTTTCTATTTAATTATAGAGCTTGGGGAAGAAATCGCGACAGGGAGCGCAAATGCCCTTCCTGTAGTAGAGAATGGTATATGGAAGGAAAGACTTTCAATGACTTTTATGCCTTTAAATGTGACTACTGTAGATTGATTTCAGAATTGTCCTCAAGCAAATGA
- the map gene encoding type I methionyl aminopeptidase — protein MSITSQSELLGIQKVSEAVGITLKKMRAYAQPGMPTAELDEYGGSLLKEMGAKSAPKLTYGFPGWTCISVNQEVAHGIPSTKKILREGDLVNIDVSAELDGFWADNGGSFVLGPDLHQHAPLVEASQRILHKAISRIRSGVRIADIGRVIETEAKKSGFRVIKNLAGHGVGRSLHEAPHEILNCYDSHNRDRFKKNSVVAVETFIATHSTLAREQKDGWTLKGNRGGFVAQHEHTIVVTDGEAMIMTEANEIWN, from the coding sequence ATGTCCATCACATCCCAATCCGAGCTTTTAGGCATACAAAAAGTTAGCGAAGCTGTAGGCATTACCCTTAAAAAGATGAGAGCTTATGCCCAGCCCGGCATGCCTACTGCCGAACTGGATGAATACGGCGGAAGCTTGTTGAAAGAAATGGGTGCCAAATCTGCACCCAAGCTGACCTATGGCTTTCCGGGTTGGACCTGCATCAGCGTCAATCAGGAAGTTGCGCATGGTATTCCCTCAACCAAAAAAATACTGAGAGAGGGCGATCTGGTCAATATTGATGTGTCGGCCGAGCTGGATGGCTTCTGGGCAGATAATGGCGGTTCTTTTGTGCTTGGTCCTGACCTGCATCAGCATGCGCCATTGGTAGAAGCTTCGCAGCGGATATTGCACAAAGCCATCAGCAGAATCAGGAGCGGTGTGCGGATTGCAGATATTGGAAGAGTGATTGAAACAGAGGCTAAAAAGTCAGGTTTCAGGGTCATTAAAAATCTGGCAGGACATGGTGTGGGCCGAAGCCTGCACGAAGCCCCTCACGAGATTTTGAACTGCTACGACAGTCACAATCGGGATAGATTTAAAAAGAACAGTGTGGTAGCGGTAGAAACTTTTATTGCCACGCACTCTACTCTGGCGCGGGAACAAAAAGACGGCTGGACGCTCAAAGGCAACAGGGGAGGCTTTGTAGCCCAGCATGAGCACACCATTGTGGTCACAGACGGAGAAGCGATGATCATGACAGAAGCCAATGAGATATGGAATTAG
- a CDS encoding tetratricopeptide repeat protein, producing MMEFDTNNTIIKICAQGMDCEGAGKPEEASRLFVQAWRKAASDTEKFISAHYVARHQKGVADKLRWDQIALAHAQKVTDKSVKAVYPSLYLNIAKCYEDLKDFDNARKNYQQAWSFVSHLSDDGHGKMIKSGITSGLERVKK from the coding sequence ATGATGGAATTTGACACAAATAACACTATCATTAAAATCTGTGCACAGGGAATGGACTGTGAAGGAGCAGGAAAGCCTGAAGAAGCCTCCCGGCTTTTCGTGCAGGCATGGCGTAAAGCTGCAAGCGACACAGAGAAGTTTATCTCAGCCCACTATGTGGCGCGTCATCAAAAAGGTGTGGCAGATAAACTAAGGTGGGATCAGATAGCCCTGGCACACGCACAGAAGGTGACAGACAAAAGTGTAAAAGCAGTTTATCCCTCCTTATATTTGAACATCGCCAAATGTTATGAAGATTTAAAAGATTTTGACAATGCAAGAAAAAACTATCAACAGGCATGGTCCTTTGTAAGTCATTTATCTGACGATGGGCACGGAAAAATGATCAAATCAGGTATAACAAGTGGGTTGGAAAGGGTGAAGAAATAA
- a CDS encoding SDR family oxidoreductase, protein MKLKDNTILITGGSSGIGLELAKVLTSKGNRVLICGRSAAKLKQAREAIPEVEIFACDLSKQSERLELYKRVAENYPECNVLINNAAVVSRTDFRTDEAMIEKAEAEIQTNFMAPIALSKLFLPLLEKNANPAIINITTGLVYAPKASYPIYNATKAALHSFSQVLRHQLQENPVKIIEVLMTVVDTPWHGGEVPKMAISPQEAVKEMLRKLEKGQQEIRIAKVGMLYLLSRILPRLAFKLINRT, encoded by the coding sequence ATGAAACTGAAAGACAATACCATCCTGATCACCGGCGGAAGTTCCGGCATTGGCTTAGAGTTAGCCAAAGTACTGACAAGTAAAGGTAATCGTGTGCTGATTTGTGGCCGTTCTGCTGCAAAACTAAAGCAAGCTCGTGAAGCCATCCCGGAAGTAGAAATTTTTGCTTGTGATCTGTCTAAACAATCTGAAAGGCTTGAGCTATACAAGCGTGTGGCTGAAAATTATCCGGAGTGCAATGTGCTGATCAACAATGCAGCGGTGGTGAGCCGCACAGATTTCCGTACAGATGAGGCTATGATTGAAAAAGCTGAAGCAGAAATTCAGACCAACTTCATGGCGCCTATTGCCCTGAGTAAACTATTTTTGCCCTTACTTGAAAAGAATGCAAATCCTGCCATCATCAACATCACTACTGGGCTGGTCTATGCGCCCAAAGCTAGTTATCCCATCTACAATGCCACCAAAGCAGCGCTACACTCTTTTAGCCAAGTGCTCAGGCATCAGTTGCAGGAGAATCCTGTGAAGATCATAGAGGTTTTAATGACAGTAGTAGATACGCCCTGGCATGGAGGGGAAGTTCCTAAAATGGCGATCTCTCCTCAGGAGGCCGTCAAAGAGATGCTCAGAAAACTAGAGAAGGGCCAGCAGGAAATCAGGATTGCCAAAGTAGGCATGCTGTATCTTTTGTCCAGAATTTTACCCAGGCTGGCATTTAAACTGATCAACAGAACATAG
- a CDS encoding fibronectin type III domain-containing protein translates to MIFKSSLISLLCTLLSLHGFAQTTATSQQTLLVRPYLQDATPNSIKVMWETSQGEESTVEWGLTPKLGRKTSGTAFDINYTDARIHEVEITGLKRLTMYYYRVKTGKLVSDIYQFKTPPFARDQQAFQLVAMSDMQRDHNNPDKFSEIIQEGVLSYLKKEFEGEVPENLALVMIPGDLVADGVQYDQWKEHFFDPAQELFSQVPVYPVPGNHERNSTFYFKYFSLPKNGTPAYEEHWWYKDYGNTRIIGLDSNEGYRNRTQLNWLDEVLALTRDNDSIDFVFAQLHHPHKSELWLDGEEDFTGEVVKRLEAFSTETGKPSIHFFGHTHGYSRGQSRDHKHLWVNVATAGGKIDYWGEYAQKNYDEFTVTQDEYGFVMVEVDPNQGDPKFTVKRFSRGNENLGRDNELRDSVTVWKFEKKPRMPQASYPVNETVNPVGLILKANIFSSDLENAAHGASHWQISKSVDFSEPIMDSWKQYEDWYAYQNLQKDDDLTDEKVQRLENNSSYFWRVRYRDQNLNWSDWSAPAKFSTNGQVANQTGEEE, encoded by the coding sequence ATGATCTTCAAGTCTAGCCTCATCAGTCTTTTATGCACCTTGCTTAGCCTGCATGGCTTTGCACAAACAACAGCTACTTCACAGCAAACGCTCCTGGTCAGGCCCTATTTGCAGGATGCTACGCCCAATTCCATCAAAGTGATGTGGGAAACTTCTCAGGGAGAAGAGAGCACGGTAGAGTGGGGACTGACGCCCAAACTGGGCAGGAAGACTTCCGGTACTGCCTTTGATATCAACTATACCGATGCCCGTATCCATGAGGTGGAAATCACCGGACTGAAGCGGCTGACGATGTATTATTATCGGGTCAAAACCGGCAAACTGGTGTCGGATATCTATCAGTTCAAAACACCGCCTTTTGCCAGAGATCAGCAGGCCTTCCAACTGGTGGCGATGAGTGATATGCAGAGAGATCATAATAATCCCGATAAGTTCTCAGAAATTATCCAGGAAGGGGTACTCAGTTATCTGAAAAAAGAATTTGAGGGCGAAGTGCCGGAAAACCTGGCGCTGGTGATGATTCCCGGTGATCTGGTGGCAGATGGGGTACAATACGATCAGTGGAAAGAGCACTTTTTTGACCCGGCACAGGAATTGTTTTCACAGGTGCCGGTCTATCCTGTGCCGGGCAATCACGAACGCAATTCTACTTTTTATTTTAAGTATTTCAGCCTGCCCAAGAATGGAACTCCCGCCTATGAAGAGCATTGGTGGTACAAAGATTACGGCAATACCCGCATTATTGGTCTGGATTCCAACGAAGGTTACCGCAACAGGACACAGCTCAACTGGCTGGATGAAGTACTGGCACTGACCCGCGACAATGATTCTATTGATTTTGTATTTGCCCAGTTGCACCATCCCCACAAATCAGAGCTGTGGCTGGATGGAGAAGAAGATTTTACCGGAGAGGTAGTTAAGAGACTGGAAGCATTTAGTACCGAAACCGGTAAGCCCAGTATCCACTTTTTCGGACACACCCACGGCTATTCCAGAGGACAATCCAGAGATCATAAGCATCTGTGGGTCAATGTAGCTACCGCCGGAGGTAAGATTGATTACTGGGGAGAGTATGCGCAAAAAAACTATGATGAATTCACCGTAACCCAGGATGAGTATGGTTTTGTGATGGTAGAAGTAGATCCTAATCAGGGAGATCCTAAGTTTACCGTAAAACGCTTCAGTCGAGGCAACGAAAACCTGGGGCGTGACAATGAACTGAGAGACAGCGTCACCGTCTGGAAATTTGAGAAAAAGCCCAGAATGCCTCAGGCTAGCTATCCAGTCAATGAAACAGTAAATCCTGTTGGGCTGATATTGAAAGCCAATATATTCAGCAGCGATCTGGAAAATGCTGCTCATGGAGCCAGTCACTGGCAAATCTCCAAATCAGTGGATTTTAGTGAACCCATCATGGATAGCTGGAAACAGTACGAGGATTGGTACGCCTATCAGAATCTTCAGAAAGACGATGACCTGACGGATGAAAAAGTGCAAAGACTGGAAAATAATAGCAGTTACTTCTGGCGGGTGAGGTACCGGGATCAAAACCTTAACTGGAGCGATTGGTCTGCCCCGGCTAAGTTTTCTACCAACGGGCAAGTAGCCAATCAGACCGGGGAAGAAGAATGA
- the tmk gene encoding dTMP kinase, whose protein sequence is MRKNVFIALEGIDGSGKSTQIKLLAKQLEKAGHQVYTTFEPTDSPIGKMIRDIFSHRMEADHKVIAGLFVADRLNHLLNKSDGILKKLEEGYTVLTDRYYLSSYAYHSVHMDMDWVIQANAMSAELLRPDLNIYIDIPPEISMERINRGRASIEMYETLDNLRQVREKYYEAFDKVKEEENIYITNSNRAPEEVATDIWNEVSRLLI, encoded by the coding sequence ATGAGAAAAAATGTATTTATTGCCCTGGAAGGGATTGACGGAAGCGGGAAAAGTACGCAGATCAAGTTGCTGGCCAAACAGCTGGAGAAAGCCGGGCATCAAGTGTACACTACTTTTGAACCTACCGACAGCCCCATCGGCAAAATGATCCGGGATATCTTCAGCCACAGGATGGAAGCCGATCATAAGGTCATTGCCGGGCTTTTTGTGGCCGATAGGTTAAACCATTTGCTCAACAAAAGCGATGGCATCCTGAAAAAACTGGAAGAAGGCTATACCGTGCTTACTGATCGTTATTATCTTTCTTCTTACGCTTACCATTCCGTACACATGGACATGGACTGGGTGATTCAGGCCAATGCGATGAGTGCCGAACTATTGCGCCCCGATCTGAATATCTACATTGACATCCCTCCGGAAATCAGTATGGAACGGATCAACCGGGGGCGGGCTTCTATTGAAATGTATGAAACGCTGGACAATCTCAGACAAGTAAGAGAGAAATACTATGAAGCTTTTGATAAGGTAAAGGAAGAAGAAAATATCTACATCACCAACAGCAATCGTGCTCCCGAAGAGGTAGCCACTGACATATGGAATGAGGTATCCCGACTTTTGATATAG
- the argJ gene encoding bifunctional glutamate N-acetyltransferase/amino-acid acetyltransferase ArgJ, protein MIKNITNVKGFSCWGAHTGVKSMRRDLALIFSEVPASAAATFTQNKVVAEPIKVTQRHIANGKAQAIVINAGNANACTGEQGRQGAEAMVETMAEELGIDKELVLVASTGLIGQKFPTEEIVAGIRENVKKLSNKSNAGSFLANAILTTDTFAKEGFVQFEVNGHQAHMGGIAKGSGMIHPNMATMLAFICTDVAVAPELLQKMVKQAVDRSFNVITVDGDTSTNDMVAVLANGMAENEEIQNEDDPGYAEFMHQLQEMMIHLAKLIVSDGEGASKFIEYKVVNAPDELTARKLVRNISNSNLVKTAMYGRDPNWGRVICAAGNAGVPFNYQDVDLYIGEEKTLVKVLENGKPLEFDRNYMKKILRESHVVIHLDLKNGEAESIGWGADLTTDYVVFNSVYTT, encoded by the coding sequence ATGATCAAAAATATAACGAATGTCAAAGGGTTTAGCTGTTGGGGTGCCCACACCGGCGTAAAATCCATGAGAAGAGACCTTGCCCTCATTTTCTCTGAGGTGCCTGCCAGCGCTGCCGCTACCTTTACCCAGAATAAAGTGGTGGCGGAACCCATCAAAGTTACGCAACGTCATATAGCCAATGGCAAAGCACAAGCCATCGTGATCAATGCCGGAAACGCTAATGCCTGTACCGGAGAGCAGGGCCGACAGGGGGCTGAAGCGATGGTAGAGACCATGGCCGAAGAGCTGGGCATAGACAAAGAACTGGTACTGGTAGCGTCTACCGGATTGATCGGTCAAAAATTTCCTACGGAAGAAATTGTGGCAGGAATCCGTGAGAATGTCAAAAAGCTGAGTAACAAATCCAATGCGGGCTCTTTTCTGGCCAATGCGATCCTCACCACCGATACCTTTGCCAAAGAAGGTTTTGTACAATTTGAGGTGAATGGCCATCAGGCCCATATGGGCGGGATTGCCAAAGGCTCAGGCATGATACATCCGAATATGGCGACCATGCTGGCCTTCATCTGCACGGATGTAGCCGTAGCTCCCGAATTATTGCAAAAGATGGTCAAGCAGGCAGTAGATCGTTCTTTCAATGTCATTACTGTTGACGGTGATACATCTACCAATGACATGGTAGCGGTGCTGGCCAATGGTATGGCAGAAAATGAAGAAATACAAAACGAAGATGATCCGGGCTATGCTGAATTTATGCATCAGCTACAGGAAATGATGATCCATCTGGCCAAGCTGATTGTCTCTGATGGGGAAGGTGCTTCCAAGTTTATTGAGTATAAAGTAGTCAATGCACCGGATGAACTCACTGCCCGCAAACTGGTACGCAATATTTCCAATTCTAACCTCGTCAAAACCGCTATGTATGGCCGTGACCCCAACTGGGGTAGAGTGATCTGCGCAGCGGGCAATGCAGGAGTGCCCTTCAATTATCAGGACGTTGACCTATACATAGGTGAAGAAAAAACGTTGGTAAAAGTGTTGGAAAACGGTAAACCTCTGGAGTTCGACCGCAACTATATGAAGAAAATCCTGCGCGAATCACATGTCGTTATACATTTGGATCTAAAAAATGGCGAGGCAGAATCCATAGGCTGGGGTGCCGACCTCACCACCGATTATGTGGTTTTCAATTCGGTATACACAACCTAA
- a CDS encoding DedA family protein — translation MLEILSAITEWLQPEMILKSGGLWLLLLIIFLETGIFFGFFLPGDSLLLTAGILCGSTYLEVSIYELLIGLSVAGFLGAMAGYVFGRKTGNYLLMKPESFFFKKKYLSIAEDYYLKYGNMAFVIGRFLPLARTFIPILAGFVKSNVWTFVWFNILGTIIWVGVFVLGGYWLARLFPAVTQYIEFFVLFLIFITSLPLLLSWLRRRKQHVQSIRKKIL, via the coding sequence ATGCTTGAGATACTAAGCGCTATAACCGAATGGCTACAACCTGAGATGATCCTGAAAAGTGGTGGTCTTTGGCTGTTGCTGCTGATTATTTTTCTGGAAACAGGGATTTTCTTCGGCTTCTTCCTGCCCGGCGATTCACTGCTGCTAACAGCAGGGATTTTATGCGGCAGTACCTACCTGGAGGTGAGTATCTACGAACTTTTGATCGGATTGTCGGTCGCTGGTTTTCTGGGAGCTATGGCCGGATATGTTTTTGGAAGAAAGACAGGAAATTATCTGCTGATGAAGCCTGAAAGTTTTTTTTTCAAAAAGAAATATCTGTCCATCGCTGAAGACTATTATCTAAAATATGGAAATATGGCCTTTGTGATTGGACGCTTTCTACCCCTTGCCAGGACTTTCATCCCCATTCTGGCAGGTTTTGTAAAATCCAATGTCTGGACTTTTGTCTGGTTTAATATCCTGGGTACAATTATCTGGGTAGGTGTATTTGTGCTGGGAGGCTATTGGCTGGCCCGGCTATTTCCTGCTGTCACTCAGTATATAGAATTTTTCGTACTGTTTCTCATTTTCATCACTTCGCTCCCTCTGCTGCTTAGCTGGCTCAGGAGGAGAAAGCAACATGTGCAATCTATTCGTAAAAAGATCTTATGA